In Anseongella ginsenosidimutans, one genomic interval encodes:
- a CDS encoding SusC/RagA family TonB-linked outer membrane protein, with amino-acid sequence MKKNVLRLLIMTSRYVLIGLIIQFVSFNLLFGHDAHAQLDKVIHTNLNGKTVEEIFSVIESETAFNFIYDSRRVDVSRKIPGWQPDLTVEAIIKKMALEGHMAFKPIDNTITVIHSARRTINSSPLRRTARITETWNTNLSLAFPDIKSHLEFQQGTVNGTVTDKETGAALPGVSVQVKGTTIGTSADENGKYEVDVPAGAVLVFSMMGYRSLEVPVGNRSVVNVQLEMDLARLEEVVVVGYGTQQQRNISGSVTNLSERDFNKGVNRNAVDMLQGKVAGLIVTTGSGDVSSEKTIRLRGTSSLTGSSAPFVVIDGVPGLNMNSVAPQDIESISILKDASAAAIYGSRAASGVILITTKKGTKGAGKPVVEYEGFVATDKVTNMPEVLDAATWRSYTTENDINTEGMDLGASTNWFEEIMRTAVTQSHSLSMSGGNQASSYRGSLTYLDKQGVVRDNALERFNARLSFNQRALDDRLNLTFTGAMTERNYSPTDTRNFVLAYNMIPVVPVKMEDGSWYDSQSYDQGNPVRNMTYNSFNHKNSLYYGNLKANLTLAEGLTAGINLLKQRESNDYDEYLNSQTERGRNDQGFAKRESWTADKQLIETTLNYELTTGEHDLNFLAGYSYEDNNYQRSGAQNRQFVTDFFGSDNLGAGENLRPADVWSEANMFKLASFFGRVNYTFNSKYILTASLRRDGSSKFGENHKWGTFPSVSAAWLVSDEDFMQSAAFFDYLKIRTGYGVSGNQAGIDPYKTLQLYGQSGRYYDNGSWYTAYQISQNANPNLKWEETAMFNIGVDYSLFNGRLNGTIEYYDKRTSDLLYTYQVPVPPNLYPDMLANVGSMSNKGVEFLFNTDAIRKNDFRWNISLNIAHNENEITELSNEDFSTSSIKTGSAWIRGGSDNTTHIVEEGREVGTFYGWRALGLDENGKYIMDDMVDGKAGLTDEDRTYIGSAQPELTYGIANSFTYKNWEFNFFLRGVSGNDVLNFSRMSYATTQWLPGANVLEDALVNGLTDNPKYSSFYIEDGSFLRLDNASLAYNFDTQNFLGISRFRVFVTGQNLFIITNYTGLDPEITMDGLDPGVEGREYYPKSRTLSFGVNLSF; translated from the coding sequence ATGAAAAAAAATGTATTAAGACTCCTCATAATGACCTCGAGGTATGTTTTAATTGGCTTAATAATTCAATTTGTCAGCTTCAATCTGCTGTTTGGGCATGATGCCCATGCACAGTTGGATAAGGTGATACATACCAACCTGAACGGTAAAACCGTCGAGGAAATTTTTTCTGTCATTGAAAGCGAAACGGCGTTTAACTTTATTTACGACTCCCGGCGCGTGGATGTTAGCCGGAAAATACCTGGCTGGCAGCCGGACCTTACCGTAGAAGCGATCATCAAAAAGATGGCTTTGGAAGGTCATATGGCCTTTAAGCCGATTGATAATACCATTACGGTCATCCATTCGGCCAGGAGAACGATCAACAGCAGTCCGCTCCGGAGGACCGCGCGCATTACGGAAACCTGGAACACAAACCTCTCCCTGGCCTTTCCGGACATCAAATCTCACCTGGAGTTCCAGCAGGGAACCGTCAACGGAACCGTAACCGATAAAGAAACCGGCGCTGCGCTGCCCGGGGTGAGCGTGCAGGTGAAGGGGACCACGATAGGCACCTCCGCCGATGAAAACGGGAAATATGAAGTAGATGTACCCGCGGGCGCCGTATTGGTGTTCTCCATGATGGGCTACCGGAGCCTGGAAGTCCCGGTGGGCAACCGCTCCGTGGTGAACGTGCAGCTTGAAATGGACCTCGCCCGCCTGGAAGAAGTAGTCGTAGTCGGCTACGGCACTCAGCAGCAACGGAATATTTCCGGCTCGGTGACCAACCTCTCGGAAAGGGATTTTAACAAGGGCGTCAACCGCAATGCCGTGGATATGCTGCAGGGAAAAGTGGCCGGCCTGATCGTTACAACCGGCAGCGGCGACGTTTCTTCCGAAAAAACGATCCGCCTGAGGGGAACCTCTTCCCTGACCGGGAGCAGCGCGCCTTTCGTGGTTATTGACGGGGTGCCGGGGCTCAACATGAATTCAGTGGCTCCCCAGGATATAGAATCCATCAGTATTCTCAAGGACGCCTCGGCAGCCGCCATTTATGGATCCAGGGCGGCCAGCGGGGTGATCCTGATCACAACTAAAAAAGGTACAAAGGGAGCCGGAAAGCCGGTAGTGGAATACGAGGGCTTTGTCGCTACTGACAAGGTGACCAATATGCCCGAGGTCCTGGATGCCGCCACCTGGCGCAGTTATACCACCGAAAATGACATTAATACCGAAGGGATGGACCTGGGCGCGTCTACCAACTGGTTTGAGGAGATCATGCGGACTGCAGTTACGCAGAGCCATAGCCTGTCCATGTCAGGCGGAAACCAGGCAAGCAGCTACCGGGGCTCCCTGACTTACCTGGATAAGCAGGGGGTAGTACGGGACAATGCGCTTGAGCGGTTTAACGCACGCCTGTCCTTTAACCAGCGCGCGCTGGACGATAGATTGAATCTCACCTTTACAGGGGCCATGACCGAACGTAATTATTCGCCTACCGATACCCGGAATTTCGTGCTGGCGTATAACATGATCCCTGTGGTCCCGGTGAAAATGGAAGACGGTTCCTGGTATGATTCCCAAAGCTATGATCAGGGTAATCCCGTCAGGAATATGACCTATAACAGCTTCAATCATAAGAACAGTCTCTATTACGGCAACCTGAAGGCCAACCTTACCCTGGCGGAAGGCTTAACGGCCGGGATCAATTTGCTGAAACAGCGGGAATCCAATGATTATGATGAGTACCTCAATTCCCAGACGGAACGCGGGCGGAATGATCAGGGATTTGCCAAGCGGGAATCCTGGACTGCCGATAAGCAATTGATCGAAACCACGCTCAACTACGAATTAACAACCGGCGAACATGACCTTAATTTCCTGGCAGGGTATTCCTATGAAGACAATAATTATCAACGGTCAGGAGCCCAGAACCGCCAGTTCGTCACCGACTTCTTCGGTTCCGACAACCTCGGCGCAGGCGAAAATCTCAGGCCCGCCGACGTATGGTCCGAGGCGAACATGTTCAAACTGGCTTCGTTCTTCGGAAGGGTGAATTATACCTTCAACAGCAAGTATATTCTTACTGCTTCACTTCGCCGCGACGGATCCTCCAAATTCGGGGAAAACCATAAATGGGGCACGTTTCCCTCGGTCTCGGCGGCCTGGCTGGTGAGTGATGAAGATTTTATGCAAAGCGCGGCGTTTTTTGATTACCTGAAGATCCGGACCGGTTACGGAGTATCGGGCAACCAGGCAGGTATTGACCCTTACAAGACATTGCAGCTTTACGGGCAGTCAGGGCGGTATTACGATAACGGCAGCTGGTACACCGCTTACCAGATCAGCCAGAACGCTAACCCCAACCTGAAATGGGAAGAAACTGCCATGTTCAATATCGGGGTCGATTACAGCCTCTTTAACGGCCGCCTGAACGGGACGATAGAATATTATGACAAGCGCACATCGGACCTGCTGTATACCTACCAGGTTCCCGTGCCGCCTAACCTGTACCCGGACATGCTGGCCAATGTAGGATCCATGTCAAATAAAGGCGTTGAATTCCTGTTCAATACCGATGCCATCCGGAAAAACGATTTTCGCTGGAATATTTCACTGAATATCGCTCATAACGAGAATGAGATCACGGAACTTTCCAACGAGGACTTCAGTACCAGTTCCATTAAGACCGGTTCCGCATGGATCAGGGGCGGATCCGACAATACGACGCATATCGTAGAAGAAGGCCGCGAAGTGGGCACTTTTTACGGCTGGCGCGCCCTGGGACTGGACGAGAACGGGAAGTACATCATGGACGATATGGTGGACGGCAAGGCAGGCCTGACGGATGAAGACCGTACGTATATCGGGTCGGCCCAGCCGGAGCTTACCTACGGGATCGCCAACAGCTTTACGTATAAGAACTGGGAATTCAATTTCTTTTTAAGAGGTGTTTCCGGAAACGATGTGCTGAATTTTTCAAGGATGTCTTACGCCACCACGCAATGGCTCCCAGGCGCGAATGTACTGGAAGATGCCCTTGTGAACGGCTTAACGGACAACCCCAAGTATTCCAGTTTCTATATCGAGGACGGTTCCTTCCTTCGGCTGGATAACGCCAGCCTTGCCTATAATTTTGATACGCAGAATTTCCTTGGTATAAGCCGGTTCAGGGTATTCGTCACCGGGCAGAATCTTTTCATTATCACCAATTATACAGGGCTCGATCCGGAGATAACCATGGATGGGCTGGATCCCGGGGTGGAAGGAAGGGAATATTATCCCAAATCCAGGACGCTGTCCTTTGGTGTGAACCTGAGTTTCTAA
- a CDS encoding RagB/SusD family nutrient uptake outer membrane protein, translated as MKKARLYGIAIAALLMQAGCTDLSEEVYDKLPVGEFGNSEREINALVAPIYRTLKGVYPSNFFLLSECSSDMAITPTRKGGDWWDGGQFKELRLHTWTPNTAVVRDSYNSAFSAITSCNKIYSMVEENPNVPEKEQVLAEIRGMRAYWYYMLLDYFGNVPIVTDFENTELPSTNSRKEVYEFVVSELNAIKDIVRSDVTPASYGKVTQGFVYTLLAKMYLNAEVWNPEGGAKWQECIDACNKVMELDYILEPDWKTNFIVQNENSKEIIFPVVFSTADGGNHIAQRTLHYLDPIALGLKIGTWNGISAMPEYVEAFDPDDKRLAGSFLTGPMLDPATGEVLITAHNRPLIHTVDITLKYNMDADGWGQVEQEDGARCFKWEFESGLNGDAENDFGIFRLADVYLMKAEALVRSGGSNAEATTLVNKIRERAFDDPSKLKTSVTLDDIYQERRFELAWEATSRQDNIRFGKFLDAIPGWKGATPEKCLLFPIPITAINANDNLEQNPGY; from the coding sequence ATGAAAAAAGCGAGATTATATGGCATTGCCATCGCGGCGCTGCTGATGCAAGCCGGATGCACTGACCTGAGCGAAGAAGTATATGATAAACTTCCGGTAGGGGAGTTCGGGAATTCTGAAAGAGAAATCAACGCTCTGGTAGCCCCGATTTACCGGACGCTGAAGGGAGTCTATCCCAGCAATTTTTTCCTGCTGAGCGAATGCTCCTCCGATATGGCCATTACACCTACCCGCAAGGGCGGCGACTGGTGGGACGGCGGACAATTCAAGGAACTGCGCCTCCATACCTGGACACCGAACACGGCCGTTGTGCGGGATTCCTATAACAGCGCCTTCAGCGCCATTACTTCCTGCAACAAGATCTATTCGATGGTGGAAGAAAATCCCAACGTCCCGGAAAAGGAACAGGTATTGGCCGAGATCCGGGGAATGCGGGCCTACTGGTATTATATGCTGCTCGACTATTTCGGAAACGTACCTATAGTGACCGATTTCGAGAATACCGAGCTGCCCAGTACCAATAGCAGGAAGGAAGTCTATGAATTTGTGGTTTCCGAGCTGAATGCCATTAAGGACATTGTCCGGAGCGATGTTACCCCCGCCAGTTACGGCAAAGTGACCCAGGGTTTCGTTTATACCCTGCTGGCAAAAATGTACCTGAACGCCGAAGTATGGAATCCCGAAGGAGGCGCCAAATGGCAGGAATGTATTGATGCCTGTAATAAGGTAATGGAACTGGACTATATCCTGGAGCCCGACTGGAAAACGAATTTTATCGTGCAGAATGAAAACTCAAAGGAGATCATCTTCCCCGTTGTGTTCAGTACGGCCGACGGCGGCAACCATATTGCCCAGCGGACGCTTCATTACCTTGATCCTATTGCCCTGGGCCTGAAGATCGGAACCTGGAACGGCATCAGCGCCATGCCGGAATATGTAGAGGCCTTTGACCCGGACGACAAACGGCTTGCCGGGAGTTTCCTTACGGGGCCAATGCTGGACCCAGCGACCGGAGAAGTCCTTATTACCGCGCATAACCGCCCCCTGATCCATACTGTGGACATCACGCTGAAATACAATATGGATGCTGACGGCTGGGGTCAGGTGGAGCAGGAAGACGGCGCCCGCTGTTTCAAGTGGGAGTTTGAAAGCGGCCTCAACGGCGATGCCGAAAATGACTTCGGGATCTTTCGTCTGGCGGACGTGTACCTGATGAAGGCCGAAGCCCTCGTCCGTAGCGGCGGAAGCAATGCAGAAGCCACCACCCTTGTCAATAAGATACGGGAACGTGCTTTTGATGATCCTTCCAAATTAAAGACAAGCGTTACGCTGGATGACATCTACCAGGAAAGGAGATTTGAACTGGCCTGGGAAGCCACCTCCCGGCAGGACAATATCCGGTTCGGCAAATTCCTGGATGCTATTCCGGGCTGGAAAGGCGCCACTCCTGAGAAATGCCTCCTGTTTCCCATTCCCATTACGGCGATCAACGCGAACGATAACCTGGAGCAGAACCCGGGATATTAA
- a CDS encoding RNA polymerase sigma factor has translation MAAQTKPGASDWEQAYDCYFPLLFRYSLRFTADRDIIKDLLQDLFLDLYLKRELPGSIRNLRSYLLVSVRRNLLKRLSREAARRMIPFSEESNDFLLELSAESRIIAGELLESRSHYLQKAVDSLTRRQKEAVYLRFYENLSYDEIGEIMGMKEVKYARTLIYRAISEMKATLKKAGSPICLALLLSPRF, from the coding sequence ATGGCTGCCCAAACAAAACCTGGCGCCTCCGACTGGGAGCAAGCTTACGATTGTTATTTTCCACTGCTGTTCCGTTATTCCCTTCGTTTTACCGCCGACCGGGATATAATCAAGGACCTGTTGCAAGACCTTTTTCTTGACCTTTACCTAAAACGGGAGTTGCCCGGCTCCATCAGGAACCTGAGAAGTTACCTGCTGGTAAGCGTCCGCAGAAACCTGCTGAAAAGGCTTTCCCGGGAGGCAGCACGCCGGATGATCCCTTTTTCCGAAGAAAGTAATGATTTCCTACTGGAACTTTCCGCCGAGAGCCGGATCATTGCCGGCGAGCTGCTGGAATCCAGGTCCCATTACCTTCAAAAGGCAGTAGATTCCCTGACCAGGCGGCAAAAGGAAGCCGTCTATCTCCGTTTTTATGAAAACCTGAGTTATGACGAGATCGGGGAGATCATGGGGATGAAGGAAGTGAAATACGCCCGTACGCTGATTTACCGGGCCATTTCTGAAATGAAAGCAACGCTGAAGAAAGCGGGCAGCCCTATTTGCCTGGCTTTATTGCTTTCGCCCCGGTTTTGA
- a CDS encoding FecR family protein has product MDYREFSVEDFVLDPFFRSWIKYNTPGASEFWSDWLAANPGMTARVEEARELVLCLDFKAGEPSETEIREVKDALTKKFRKPEPGAETASAAARSRRFSFSYPVAAALVFLLLAPLAVHFLRSSKLNISTTFGETRNITLPDGSRVSLNANSRISYARDWEGEDGREIWLEGEAFFDIAEKPQGMKPEFYVHAGELTIKVLGTAFNVYRRAGKTSVVLQEGSVELSSASQPASAGKLLMKPGEKVDFEKGNYKIEKVAVEPFLSWKDHRMVFENTELSGIARMLEDNYGYQVIFKDPALEKLRFTGSYSTERIDVFLKALSEAFNIRVSLKDKTITIQ; this is encoded by the coding sequence ATGGACTATCGGGAGTTTTCTGTGGAGGACTTTGTTCTGGACCCTTTTTTCCGGTCCTGGATAAAATATAACACACCTGGCGCCAGCGAGTTTTGGAGCGACTGGTTAGCAGCGAATCCCGGCATGACGGCCAGGGTGGAGGAAGCCAGGGAACTTGTTTTGTGTCTTGACTTCAAGGCCGGGGAACCTTCCGAGACGGAAATCCGGGAGGTCAAAGATGCGCTGACAAAGAAGTTCCGGAAGCCGGAACCTGGCGCCGAGACAGCATCCGCAGCGGCCAGGAGCCGTAGATTTTCATTTTCTTACCCTGTTGCGGCGGCGCTCGTATTCCTCTTACTGGCGCCGCTTGCGGTTCACTTTCTGCGTTCCTCAAAACTTAATATTTCCACAACATTCGGTGAAACCAGGAATATTACCTTGCCCGACGGTTCCAGGGTGAGCCTGAACGCAAATTCCAGGATATCCTACGCCAGGGATTGGGAGGGAGAAGACGGGCGCGAAATATGGCTGGAAGGAGAGGCATTCTTTGACATCGCCGAAAAGCCGCAAGGTATGAAGCCGGAGTTTTATGTGCATGCCGGCGAGCTTACGATTAAAGTGCTGGGTACCGCTTTTAACGTGTACAGGCGGGCAGGTAAAACTTCGGTTGTGTTGCAGGAAGGGAGTGTGGAGCTTTCTTCGGCCAGCCAGCCGGCTTCTGCCGGTAAGCTGCTGATGAAGCCGGGGGAAAAAGTGGATTTCGAAAAAGGTAATTATAAGATTGAAAAGGTGGCCGTCGAACCGTTTTTATCCTGGAAAGACCACCGGATGGTCTTTGAGAATACGGAGCTTTCAGGGATCGCCCGCATGCTGGAAGATAATTACGGCTACCAGGTGATCTTCAAAGACCCAGCGCTTGAAAAGTTGCGGTTCACCGGTTCATATTCCACCGAGCGGATAGATGTTTTCCTGAAAGCTCTGAGCGAGGCGTTTAATATCAGGGTAAGCCTGAAAGATAAAACCATAACGATCCAATAA
- a CDS encoding SusC/RagA family TonB-linked outer membrane protein has product MRHRLTRNLRLIVLLCFFSGSLSLKAQDLASAGAENSSSGAESSPARAENLPDVLGRLESFFNIYFGYDHRLVKDVLVPSRLSRIVYRDPEQQLNFLLRPLHLDFVKVGEKDYVIRAADTGSGEAEGKLEAGAYLHRPFPQENRETFDLLSGRQQELRGTVSNESGEPLPGVSVQVKGTANGTSTDADGQFSLRVPGEDAVLVFTLIGYETREVTPGNQTELAVQLQPDAAQLDEVVVTALGISRDKKSLGYSVGEVDGEAMDNVGNENLLTSLSGRVSGVTINQTSGIGSSTSIIIRGASSLRNNQPLFVVDGVPVASSLGNVSDKGSGNKVDYGNAISDINPDDIESISVLKGPSAAALYGSRAGNGVILITTKSGKKGQGLGVNFSSSNVFEVPYRFLDFHYKYANGERPFLLEESSAYWGGLPLDVGNTAEQWNSPLDENGNKVPTELRSYPDNMKNFLETGITSTNNIALSGSSDKATYRVSYNNMTHKGLIPNSDLHRNGLSANGTYRILDDVSLSTNINFTRSNSKSRPQTAERNGNPLQHVYNWPHVDVRELENYWQEEGTQQLSPAPGDMDNPYFLAYELKNAYTRDRIFGNIKLDWTIAPGFTAFARISHDAYNENRETRIPWSYSEMGQGGYYLENLNRRETNADFLLSHQRNFGSFDLNVSGGGNYMKQRGFNNDVGGAGLSIPNLYRISNIPAGNRLANNYAYEKAIYSLYALASLGFSNQVYLDLTARNDWSSTLPADNRSYFYPSASLSWLANYTFDLPASISLLKLRGGWAQVGNDADPYQLKQSLGPGNWGDLVTTGISGTMLNAALKPEIATSVEGGIDLNMFNDRLRFDITYYNMVNRNQILPIKTASSSGFDNKLINAGKLQSRGWEAGLGFTPIDNRNGWTLDVNTNFSRNRVTLKELIPGMEYYELWGENGGGAYTFVGEQMGNMYGRGHAYVEDPASPYYRWPIIDYDGSNGGMQWQELDGRDNNVKVGNFNPDFLMGLQLNLRYKRFSVDMSFDWRSGGEFMSFTYRYGESDWKSQRQIDNLIPGSHYSPEELVNLLKSDPEKYIIPQNGNYPRVGGHTPETGGFGPDGDGVFIPGVWQDADGEYHEWLGGEGTQYIPITNAYPWGFNRQVTFDASFIKMRELSVSYRIPELFGVIQNATLSVFTRNLMLWNAAKIGIDPERAFWADPGRGGFRQGIERQNVMPWTMPLGFKLDVNF; this is encoded by the coding sequence ATGCGACACCGATTAACCAGAAACCTCCGGCTGATTGTCCTGCTATGCTTTTTCAGCGGCAGCTTGTCCCTGAAAGCGCAGGACCTGGCTTCCGCAGGGGCGGAAAACTCCTCTTCCGGCGCAGAAAGCAGTCCTGCCCGCGCTGAAAACCTTCCGGACGTGCTAGGAAGGCTGGAATCTTTTTTTAATATCTATTTCGGGTATGATCATCGCCTGGTAAAGGACGTGCTTGTGCCTTCCCGCCTGAGCAGGATCGTATACCGGGACCCCGAACAACAGCTGAATTTTCTCCTGAGGCCCCTGCACCTTGATTTTGTAAAGGTCGGTGAAAAGGATTACGTGATAAGGGCGGCTGACACCGGCAGCGGGGAGGCCGAAGGAAAGCTGGAAGCGGGCGCATACCTGCACCGGCCGTTCCCGCAGGAAAACCGGGAAACGTTTGACCTCTTGTCCGGCCGGCAGCAAGAGCTAAGAGGGACGGTAAGCAATGAATCGGGCGAACCCCTTCCCGGTGTGAGCGTTCAGGTGAAAGGGACGGCCAATGGCACTTCCACAGATGCCGACGGGCAATTCAGCCTCAGGGTTCCCGGAGAAGACGCGGTACTTGTCTTTACCCTGATCGGCTATGAAACAAGAGAGGTAACTCCCGGTAATCAAACGGAACTGGCTGTGCAATTGCAGCCGGATGCTGCCCAGCTGGATGAAGTAGTCGTAACCGCTCTTGGCATTTCCAGGGATAAAAAATCGCTTGGTTATTCCGTGGGAGAGGTAGACGGGGAAGCGATGGATAATGTAGGGAACGAAAACCTGCTGACCTCGCTTTCAGGAAGGGTTTCAGGGGTCACCATTAACCAGACCAGCGGAATAGGCTCTTCTACCAGCATTATCATCCGCGGGGCTAGTTCCCTGCGCAATAATCAACCGCTTTTCGTTGTGGACGGAGTTCCGGTGGCCAGTTCTCTTGGCAACGTAAGCGATAAGGGAAGCGGCAATAAGGTGGACTACGGGAATGCTATTTCTGATATAAATCCCGACGATATTGAAAGCATTTCGGTATTGAAAGGGCCTAGTGCGGCTGCCCTGTACGGATCGAGGGCCGGAAACGGAGTTATCCTTATCACCACGAAGTCGGGAAAAAAGGGGCAGGGCCTGGGTGTAAACTTTTCCAGTTCGAATGTCTTTGAAGTACCTTACCGCTTTCTCGATTTCCATTATAAGTATGCCAACGGGGAGCGTCCCTTTTTGCTGGAAGAAAGCTCTGCCTACTGGGGAGGCCTCCCCCTTGATGTGGGAAATACGGCGGAGCAGTGGAACAGCCCGCTGGATGAGAACGGAAACAAGGTCCCGACGGAACTGCGGTCTTACCCGGACAATATGAAAAACTTCCTGGAAACGGGTATTACTTCCACCAATAATATTGCCCTGTCGGGCTCTTCGGATAAAGCCACTTACCGGGTATCTTATAATAATATGACCCATAAGGGGCTTATCCCCAATTCTGATCTGCACCGTAACGGCCTGTCAGCTAACGGTACCTATCGCATCCTGGATGATGTTTCGCTGAGTACTAATATTAATTTTACCCGTTCGAATTCTAAAAGCCGACCCCAGACCGCCGAGCGGAACGGAAACCCCCTGCAGCACGTGTATAACTGGCCTCATGTCGACGTCCGGGAGCTGGAAAACTATTGGCAGGAAGAAGGGACCCAGCAGCTTAGCCCGGCGCCCGGAGATATGGATAATCCCTATTTCCTGGCTTATGAGCTAAAGAACGCCTATACCCGCGATCGTATTTTCGGGAATATAAAGCTGGACTGGACCATTGCCCCCGGCTTTACCGCCTTTGCCCGCATATCCCATGATGCGTACAATGAAAACCGGGAAACCCGGATCCCCTGGAGCTACAGCGAAATGGGGCAGGGAGGATATTACCTCGAAAACCTGAACCGCAGGGAAACGAATGCCGATTTTTTGCTGAGTCATCAGCGGAATTTCGGAAGCTTTGACCTGAATGTTTCCGGCGGCGGAAATTACATGAAACAACGTGGATTCAACAATGATGTAGGTGGCGCAGGCCTTTCGATCCCGAATTTATACCGGATATCCAATATTCCAGCGGGAAACAGGCTGGCCAATAATTATGCCTATGAAAAGGCGATTTATAGCTTGTATGCCCTTGCTTCCCTGGGATTCAGTAACCAGGTTTACCTGGATCTGACCGCCAGGAACGACTGGTCCAGTACGCTTCCAGCGGATAACCGTTCTTATTTTTATCCTTCCGCTTCATTGAGCTGGCTCGCCAACTATACTTTTGACCTGCCGGCTTCCATATCCCTGCTAAAGCTGCGGGGAGGCTGGGCGCAGGTGGGCAATGATGCAGACCCTTACCAGCTTAAACAAAGCCTGGGCCCCGGCAACTGGGGCGACCTGGTGACTACCGGTATTTCCGGCACCATGCTGAATGCGGCCCTGAAACCGGAGATTGCAACCTCTGTCGAAGGCGGAATTGACCTGAATATGTTCAATGACCGGCTTCGTTTTGATATTACCTATTACAATATGGTGAACCGGAATCAGATCCTGCCGATTAAAACCGCTTCTTCTTCGGGTTTTGACAATAAACTGATCAATGCCGGGAAGCTGCAAAGCCGGGGATGGGAAGCCGGACTGGGATTCACGCCTATTGATAACCGGAATGGCTGGACCCTGGATGTTAACACCAATTTCAGCCGCAATCGCGTCACCCTGAAGGAGCTGATCCCCGGAATGGAATATTATGAGTTATGGGGCGAGAACGGCGGCGGCGCCTATACCTTCGTGGGTGAGCAAATGGGCAATATGTACGGCCGCGGGCATGCCTATGTGGAAGATCCGGCTTCTCCTTACTACCGGTGGCCTATTATTGATTATGACGGCAGCAACGGGGGAATGCAATGGCAGGAACTGGACGGCCGTGACAATAATGTGAAAGTAGGCAATTTCAATCCCGACTTCCTGATGGGGCTGCAGCTGAACCTTCGCTACAAGCGCTTTTCGGTAGACATGAGCTTTGACTGGCGAAGCGGGGGAGAATTCATGTCCTTTACCTACCGATACGGAGAATCCGACTGGAAATCCCAGCGTCAAATTGACAACCTCATCCCCGGCAGCCACTATTCTCCCGAAGAGCTGGTCAACCTGCTGAAATCGGATCCTGAGAAATACATCATCCCGCAAAACGGGAATTATCCCCGGGTGGGCGGGCACACCCCGGAAACCGGCGGCTTTGGCCCTGACGGAGACGGCGTGTTTATTCCGGGTGTCTGGCAGGATGCAGACGGCGAATACCACGAGTGGCTGGGCGGTGAAGGAACGCAGTACATTCCCATTACCAATGCCTATCCCTGGGGCTTTAACCGGCAGGTGACCTTTGACGCTTCCTTTATAAAAATGCGGGAGCTTTCTGTTTCCTACCGTATCCCGGAACTGTTCGGGGTAATCCAGAACGCGACGCTTTCGGTCTTTACCCGGAACCTGATGCTCTGGAATGCAGCAAAGATCGGCATTGATCCCGAGCGGGCCTTCTGGGCCGATCCGGGAAGGGGCGGCTTTAGGCAGGGTATCGAAAGGCAGAACGTGATGCCCTGGACCATGCCGCTGGGATTCAAACTGGATGTTAATTTTTAA